In one window of Mercurialis annua linkage group LG4, ddMerAnnu1.2, whole genome shotgun sequence DNA:
- the LOC126678729 gene encoding small polypeptide DEVIL 3-like has translation MKIKNSRTNMENNNQCTSKKKVSCRRLGGYLREQKGRIYIIRRCVVMLLCWHD, from the coding sequence ATGAAGATAAAGAATAGCAGAACCAACATGGAGAATAATAATCAATGCACTTCCAAGAAAAAGGTCTCATGCAGAAGGCTTGGTGGTTACCTTAGAGAACAAAAAGGAAGAATTTACATAATTAGAAGATGTGTAGTCATGCTTCTTTGTTGGCATGATTAA